In Solidesulfovibrio fructosivorans JJ], a genomic segment contains:
- a CDS encoding ABC transporter ATP-binding protein, protein MAGPLVRLRRVSRFFGERPVLRAIDLDIAPRGVTLVVGPNGAGKSTLLRIVAGLMPPSEGEALSELSPGEIGYVGHKTLIYPKLTARANLAFWQSLAGLPRDPAAVDAALARVGLSRFADEEAGVFSRGMSQRLSLARVFLTSPRLLLLDEPASGLDPSSADMLRRAIRETADAGAAVVWVSHFVAVDLPASDRVVCLRQKRIAYDGPAEGFDPAELAGEAVC, encoded by the coding sequence ATGGCCGGGCCGTTGGTGCGTCTGCGCCGGGTGAGCCGGTTTTTCGGCGAACGGCCGGTGCTGAGGGCCATTGACCTGGACATCGCGCCCCGTGGCGTCACGCTGGTGGTCGGGCCGAACGGCGCGGGCAAATCCACGCTCCTGCGCATCGTGGCCGGGCTCATGCCGCCAAGCGAAGGCGAGGCGCTCTCCGAGTTGTCCCCGGGCGAGATCGGCTACGTCGGCCATAAGACGTTGATCTACCCCAAGCTCACCGCCCGGGCCAACCTGGCCTTTTGGCAGTCCCTGGCCGGGCTTCCCCGCGATCCGGCCGCCGTGGACGCCGCCCTTGCGCGGGTGGGGCTTTCCCGGTTCGCCGACGAGGAAGCCGGCGTTTTTTCGCGCGGCATGTCCCAGCGCCTGAGCCTCGCCCGGGTGTTTCTCACAAGTCCCCGCCTGCTCCTTCTCGACGAGCCGGCCTCGGGTCTCGATCCGTCCTCGGCCGACATGCTTCGCCGGGCCATCCGCGAAACCGCCGACGCCGGCGCGGCCGTGGTCTGGGTCAGCCATTTCGTGGCCGTCGACCTGCCGGCGAGCGACCGGGTCGTGTGCCTGCGGCAAAAGCGCATCGCCTACGACGGCCCGGCCGAAGGCTTCGATCCGGCCGAGCTGGCCGGGGAGGCGGTATGCTGA
- a CDS encoding heme lyase CcmF/NrfE family subunit codes for MHVTGYFALLVAMLLCLAAAATALFGLWRRDYCRLVLLERGHLVVVAATVLASAILTIALWQRDFSFVYVAEYTDTLLPLFYAITAFWAGQAGSMLFWMLVLALFGLGFSLAPSYKKLSPATKYAYWMFFFAIEAFFLLLLTGPSNPFLEAVPPPAEGRGLNPLLRNPGMIFHPPLLFLGYAGFAVPACLGLATWLVGETRSFVAAARNTAILSWLFLTAGIVLGGWWSYMELGWGGYWAWDPVENASLIPWLVGTAFLHTAIVERRTKALSKTNVALAVVTFISCILGTYLVRSGVVDSLHAFGEGGVGDPILLFMIFALVLLASVLVAGAPFFAGRGKPLAGLWSVPGLLVVLAWLMLALSAVVFLGTMWPVISKLWSANPVGLDAGFYNRVCLPLFVMVTFLVSICPLLSWTEGVRDKLGLAIVAGGFVGGGVVLYASGVHLPLALFGGACAIAAVVCVAYVFIRQRHARSRAGALGAYCVHLGLALLTLGVAFSGPYQINREAVLTPGRDLRIGAFTMTYTDLERETNPAMTIARAVIDVTKNGKPVGRLLPERRIYKGFDQPFAEVSTIPSLGDELYATLLSASDQKAASIKISVNPLVNWVWIGGALMSLAPFLCLRRPKEKAKERG; via the coding sequence ATGCACGTTACAGGGTATTTTGCGTTGCTCGTGGCCATGCTGCTGTGTCTGGCCGCGGCGGCGACCGCGCTTTTCGGACTTTGGCGGCGGGACTACTGCCGCCTTGTTTTGCTGGAACGGGGCCATTTGGTCGTTGTCGCCGCCACGGTGCTCGCTTCGGCCATACTGACCATCGCCTTGTGGCAACGCGATTTTTCCTTTGTCTACGTGGCGGAATACACCGACACCCTGTTGCCGCTTTTTTACGCCATCACGGCTTTTTGGGCCGGGCAGGCCGGCTCCATGCTTTTCTGGATGCTGGTGCTGGCGCTTTTCGGGCTGGGATTTTCCCTGGCCCCGTCCTACAAAAAGTTGTCCCCGGCCACCAAGTATGCCTACTGGATGTTTTTTTTCGCCATTGAGGCCTTTTTCCTGCTGCTTTTGACCGGCCCGAGCAATCCGTTTCTCGAGGCCGTGCCGCCGCCGGCCGAGGGCAGGGGGCTTAATCCGCTGCTGCGCAATCCCGGCATGATCTTTCACCCGCCGCTGCTTTTCCTGGGCTACGCCGGCTTTGCCGTGCCGGCCTGTCTGGGCCTTGCCACATGGCTGGTGGGGGAGACGCGCTCCTTTGTCGCCGCCGCCCGCAACACCGCCATCCTGTCCTGGCTCTTTCTCACCGCCGGCATCGTCCTTGGCGGCTGGTGGTCCTACATGGAACTTGGCTGGGGCGGCTACTGGGCCTGGGACCCGGTGGAAAACGCCTCGCTGATTCCCTGGCTCGTGGGCACCGCCTTTCTGCACACCGCCATCGTCGAGCGCCGCACCAAGGCGCTTTCCAAGACCAACGTGGCCCTGGCCGTGGTCACCTTCATCTCCTGCATCCTTGGCACCTACCTCGTGCGCAGCGGCGTGGTGGACTCGCTCCACGCCTTTGGCGAGGGCGGGGTAGGGGACCCGATCCTGCTTTTCATGATTTTCGCCCTGGTGCTTTTGGCCTCGGTGCTGGTCGCCGGCGCGCCCTTTTTCGCCGGCCGGGGCAAGCCGCTGGCCGGGCTGTGGAGCGTGCCGGGACTTCTCGTGGTCCTGGCCTGGCTCATGCTCGCGCTTTCCGCCGTGGTTTTCCTCGGCACCATGTGGCCGGTTATTAGCAAGCTGTGGAGCGCCAATCCGGTCGGCCTCGACGCGGGCTTTTACAACCGCGTGTGCCTGCCGCTTTTCGTCATGGTCACGTTTCTGGTGTCCATCTGTCCGCTTCTGTCCTGGACGGAAGGGGTCCGCGACAAGCTGGGGTTGGCCATCGTTGCCGGCGGCTTTGTCGGCGGCGGGGTGGTGCTTTACGCCTCGGGCGTGCATCTGCCCCTGGCCCTTTTCGGCGGGGCCTGCGCCATCGCCGCCGTGGTCTGTGTGGCTTACGTCTTCATCCGCCAGCGCCACGCCCGGAGCCGGGCCGGGGCGCTCGGGGCCTACTGCGTCCATCTGGGGCTGGCCCTGCTCACGCTTGGCGTGGCCTTTTCCGGACCCTACCAGATCAACCGAGAGGCCGTGCTGACGCCTGGACGCGACCTGCGGATCGGCGCGTTCACCATGACCTACACCGACCTGGAGCGGGAAACCAATCCGGCCATGACCATCGCCCGGGCCGTCATCGACGTGACCAAAAACGGCAAGCCCGTGGGGCGGCTTCTGCCGGAACGGCGCATCTATAAAGGTTTCGACCAGCCCTTTGCCGAGGTGTCGACCATTCCGTCTCTTGGCGACGAGCTTTATGCCACGCTTTTATCCGCCAGCGACCAGAAGGCCGCCAGCATCAAGATCAGCGTCAATCCGTTGGTCAACTGGGTCTGGATCGGCGGCGCGCTCATGAGCCTGGCGCCCTTTTTATGCCTGCGCCGGCCCAAGGAGAAAGCGAAGGAGCGGGGATAA
- a CDS encoding cytochrome c maturation protein CcmE codes for MAKKNNVPVYLVALVLFLGGLGYLLYSGLGENTSYFLNVSEALAMKPTDLAKARLFGTVAASDIQRPQDAMGVTFTLVDKDQAAKTIRVDFKGAVPDTFKPGAEVIVEGGVNPASGDFAANTLMTKCPSKYQKQNRG; via the coding sequence ATGGCGAAAAAAAACAACGTTCCCGTCTACCTCGTGGCCCTGGTCCTTTTTCTGGGTGGCCTCGGCTACCTGCTTTATTCGGGCCTGGGAGAAAATACGTCCTATTTTCTCAACGTCTCCGAGGCGCTGGCCATGAAGCCGACCGACCTGGCCAAGGCCAGGCTTTTCGGCACCGTGGCCGCGAGCGACATACAAAGGCCCCAGGACGCCATGGGCGTGACCTTCACGCTGGTGGACAAGGATCAGGCCGCCAAGACCATCCGGGTGGATTTCAAGGGGGCCGTGCCCGATACCTTCAAGCCCGGCGCGGAAGTCATCGTGGAGGGCGGGGTCAACCCGGCCTCGGGCGATTTTGCCGCCAACACGCTGATGACCAAGTGCCCGTCGAAGTACCAGAAGCAAAACCGCGGTTGA
- a CDS encoding hemolysin family protein: MLTLIVAVAAAVLISAFCSMSEAALYSVPWSWIERLRKDGRASGELLFNLRSNVEKPITAILTLNTIANTAGAAVAGAAAAAVFGPDELWLFTAVFTVVILTLGEILPKTVGVAYCRSVSAGIATPLKYLILGLLPIIWAGGLLAGLVAGRRKDPMSSEEDLRAVVSLTRREGVIKPLEELSIKNILSLDRKTASDIMTPRTVVFSLPAQMTVAEARGDRRAVWPHSRIPVFDADDPENIVGIVYRREVLEALANDQDDVRLSDLMKPVRFVLDSMPLDRVLVKFLESRMHLFVVLDEYGGVSGVVTLEDVLEEILGKEIVDETDQVADMRELARTRREELLRARRDPKDTSPA, translated from the coding sequence ATGCTGACGCTCATTGTCGCCGTGGCGGCGGCGGTCCTTATTTCCGCCTTTTGCTCCATGAGCGAGGCCGCGCTTTATTCCGTGCCCTGGAGCTGGATCGAGCGCCTGCGCAAGGACGGCCGGGCCTCGGGGGAACTGCTTTTCAACCTCCGCTCCAATGTGGAAAAGCCCATCACGGCCATCCTCACCCTCAACACCATCGCCAACACGGCCGGCGCGGCCGTGGCCGGCGCGGCGGCGGCGGCGGTTTTCGGCCCGGACGAGCTGTGGCTTTTCACCGCCGTTTTCACCGTGGTCATCCTCACCCTCGGCGAGATCCTGCCCAAAACCGTGGGCGTGGCCTACTGCCGTTCGGTTTCGGCGGGCATCGCCACCCCGCTCAAATACCTGATCCTGGGCCTGCTCCCCATCATTTGGGCCGGCGGGCTGCTCGCCGGGCTGGTCGCCGGCCGGCGCAAGGACCCCATGTCCTCGGAAGAGGACCTGCGGGCCGTGGTCAGCCTGACCCGCCGGGAGGGCGTCATCAAGCCCCTTGAGGAGCTTTCCATCAAGAACATCTTGTCGCTTGACCGGAAAACCGCCAGCGACATCATGACCCCGCGCACGGTCGTCTTTTCCCTGCCGGCCCAGATGACCGTGGCCGAGGCCCGGGGCGACCGTCGGGCCGTGTGGCCGCACAGCCGCATTCCGGTCTTCGACGCCGACGACCCGGAAAATATCGTGGGCATCGTCTACCGGCGGGAGGTCCTTGAGGCCTTGGCCAACGACCAGGATGACGTGCGCCTGTCCGACCTCATGAAGCCGGTGCGGTTTGTCCTGGATTCCATGCCCCTTGACCGGGTGCTGGTAAAATTTCTGGAATCGCGTATGCATCTCTTCGTGGTTCTAGACGAATACGGTGGGGTATCCGGGGTGGTCACCCTGGAGGACGTGCTGGAGGAAATCCTCGGCAAGGAAATCGTTGACGAAACCGATCAGGTGGCGGACATGCGGGAGCTGGCCCGCACACGGCGCGAGGAACTTCTGCGCGCCAGGCGCGACCCCAAGGACACGTCCCCCGCATAA
- a CDS encoding alginate O-acetyltransferase AlgX-related protein, whose product MQTSMTFSRRTVAFLSCFLFVALLALPTVDRVFKFAPMTIIGEAGGGKLTELKLDPGTWVPWFNKLRHGYLEHHYSLRGLLITWESYLDTFVLASTSTSSQVVAGKDHWLFLAQDGARNILEDARSPYGLPKEAVALIAQEMERRREWLAARGIKYLVIVAPNKNTVYPEKLPDALRPVFQDTHLDRFVAYVKARTKVDIVNVTQALMEAKKKEQVFYSTDSHWNANGAFAAYEAIVPHLVKDFPAITPLTRSQFSVERFNWLPGDLANMMGLGGHLKEDRIMFVNKDWYKARGATYDGPMPAPYFETPQYSYTGDPKLPNALVFHDSFWWELLPFMAESFDKGLYVWLKPQTETEFRYFDTALIEKEKPDLVIDEYTERYILPTINGHFRIKSDAVAKAP is encoded by the coding sequence TTGCAAACCAGCATGACTTTTTCCCGCCGTACCGTGGCCTTTCTTTCCTGTTTCCTGTTCGTGGCCCTGCTCGCGCTTCCCACCGTCGACAGGGTCTTCAAGTTCGCGCCCATGACCATCATCGGCGAGGCTGGCGGCGGGAAGCTGACCGAACTCAAACTGGATCCGGGCACCTGGGTGCCGTGGTTCAACAAGCTGCGCCACGGTTATCTGGAGCACCACTACAGCCTGCGCGGGCTGCTCATCACCTGGGAGAGCTACCTCGACACCTTCGTCCTGGCCTCCACCTCGACGTCGTCCCAGGTCGTGGCCGGCAAGGACCACTGGCTGTTTCTGGCCCAGGACGGGGCGCGCAACATCCTGGAGGACGCCCGTTCCCCCTACGGCCTGCCCAAGGAAGCCGTGGCGCTTATTGCCCAGGAGATGGAACGCCGGCGGGAATGGCTGGCGGCCCGGGGCATCAAGTATCTGGTCATCGTGGCTCCGAACAAAAATACCGTCTATCCCGAAAAGCTGCCCGACGCCCTGCGTCCGGTCTTTCAGGACACGCACCTGGATCGCTTCGTTGCCTACGTCAAGGCGCGGACCAAGGTCGACATCGTCAACGTGACCCAGGCGCTCATGGAGGCGAAGAAAAAGGAGCAGGTCTTCTACTCCACGGACAGCCACTGGAACGCCAATGGGGCATTCGCGGCCTATGAGGCGATCGTTCCCCATCTGGTCAAGGATTTCCCGGCCATAACGCCGCTCACCCGCTCCCAGTTTTCCGTTGAGCGCTTCAACTGGCTGCCCGGCGACCTGGCCAACATGATGGGGCTTGGCGGACACCTCAAGGAAGACCGCATCATGTTCGTCAACAAGGACTGGTACAAGGCCCGGGGCGCGACCTATGACGGGCCGATGCCGGCGCCGTATTTCGAGACGCCGCAGTATTCCTATACGGGCGACCCCAAGCTGCCGAACGCCCTCGTGTTTCACGATTCCTTCTGGTGGGAGCTGTTGCCGTTTATGGCCGAGTCCTTCGACAAGGGCCTTTACGTCTGGCTCAAGCCACAGACCGAAACGGAATTCCGTTATTTCGACACGGCTCTTATCGAGAAGGAAAAGCCGGACCTCGTCATCGACGAGTATACCGAGCGCTATATCCTGCCGACCATAAACGGCCACTTCCGCATCAAGAGCGACGCCGTGGCCAAGGCCCCGTGA
- the nadD gene encoding nicotinate (nicotinamide) nucleotide adenylyltransferase, with translation MTRPVIGIFGGTFNPVHIGHLRAAIEVAEALSLAGVEFVPAARPPHKSGEPMLDFELRLLLCRLAVEAVDGFRVNAMEADRPGPSYTCDTLAELREARPGEEFCFILGMGDLLGLATWKRGLQLGRMASLAVHAREGLGLEVFTVFLKSNAAAMGAAPTDDPAVWELPEGRHITFVPVARLDVSASDIRERWRQKKRIDGLLSEAVLRELKQREDALEAAWAR, from the coding sequence ATGACGCGACCCGTGATCGGCATTTTCGGAGGCACGTTCAATCCCGTGCACATCGGCCACCTGCGCGCCGCCATCGAGGTGGCCGAGGCCTTGTCCCTGGCCGGGGTGGAATTCGTGCCCGCCGCCAGGCCCCCGCACAAGTCCGGCGAGCCCATGCTCGATTTCGAGCTGCGCCTGCTGCTTTGCCGCCTGGCGGTGGAGGCTGTGGACGGTTTTCGCGTCAACGCCATGGAAGCCGACCGGCCCGGGCCGTCCTACACCTGCGACACCCTGGCCGAACTGCGCGAGGCAAGGCCCGGCGAGGAGTTTTGTTTCATCCTCGGCATGGGCGACCTGCTCGGCCTCGCCACCTGGAAACGCGGCCTGCAACTTGGCCGTATGGCGAGCCTGGCCGTGCATGCCCGGGAAGGGCTCGGGCTCGAGGTCTTCACTGTTTTTCTCAAAAGCAACGCCGCCGCCATGGGGGCCGCGCCCACGGACGATCCGGCGGTCTGGGAGCTTCCCGAGGGCCGCCATATCACCTTCGTGCCCGTGGCCAGACTTGACGTATCCGCCTCGGATATACGAGAGCGGTGGCGGCAAAAAAAACGCATCGACGGACTGCTTAGCGAGGCCGTGCTGCGCGAACTCAAACAGCGCGAGGATGCCCTCGAAGCAGCTTGGGCCAGATAA
- a CDS encoding glutamate-5-semialdehyde dehydrogenase: MSVATDMEQMAVRARDASRLLAGASGAAKDTFLAALADLLATRREAVMAANARDVEAAKAAGMDAPRVNRLTLTPAIMDAMAAACREIIALPDPVGGIEAMRPRPNGLLVGRMRVPLGVICMIYESRPNVTIDAAILCLKAGNAVILKGGSEALESNKALAALLREALAAAGLPADAAQLVPTSDRAAVAALCKLDQYIDVIIPRGGEGLIRAVVDAATMPVLKHFKGVCHAYVDAEADLAMAEKVIVNAKAQRPGVCNALECLLVHADVAPEFLPRVGSALRRAGVTLRACPRALPLLGEGAAPAAPEDYGHEFHDLILAVKVVDSMDEALAHIHRYGSNHTEVILTEHHGRAMDFLRRADASMVGVNCSTRFNDGGELGLGAEIGISTSKLHAYGPMGLVELTSAKFVTLGNGQVRG, translated from the coding sequence ATGAGCGTGGCAACCGACATGGAACAGATGGCCGTCCGGGCCAGGGACGCCTCCCGGCTTCTGGCCGGGGCTTCCGGCGCGGCCAAGGACACCTTTCTGGCCGCCCTGGCCGATTTGCTCGCCACCCGCCGCGAGGCGGTCATGGCCGCCAACGCCCGGGACGTGGAGGCGGCCAAGGCCGCCGGCATGGATGCCCCGCGCGTAAATCGCCTGACGTTGACCCCGGCCATCATGGACGCCATGGCCGCCGCCTGCCGCGAGATCATCGCCTTGCCCGATCCGGTGGGCGGCATCGAGGCCATGCGCCCGCGCCCCAATGGCCTCCTTGTCGGGCGCATGCGCGTGCCCCTGGGCGTTATCTGCATGATCTACGAATCCCGGCCCAACGTCACCATCGACGCCGCCATCCTGTGCCTCAAGGCCGGCAACGCCGTGATTTTAAAGGGCGGTTCCGAGGCCCTGGAGTCCAACAAGGCCCTGGCCGCGCTCTTGCGCGAGGCCCTGGCCGCCGCCGGCCTTCCCGCCGACGCCGCCCAGCTCGTGCCCACAAGCGACCGGGCCGCCGTGGCCGCGCTGTGCAAGCTCGACCAATATATCGACGTCATCATCCCGCGCGGCGGGGAAGGGCTCATCCGGGCCGTGGTCGACGCCGCCACCATGCCGGTGCTCAAGCATTTCAAGGGGGTGTGCCACGCCTATGTCGACGCCGAGGCCGATCTGGCCATGGCCGAAAAGGTGATCGTCAACGCCAAGGCCCAGCGGCCCGGGGTGTGCAACGCCCTGGAGTGCCTGCTCGTGCACGCGGACGTCGCCCCGGAATTCTTGCCCCGGGTCGGCTCGGCCCTGCGCCGTGCCGGCGTCACGCTTCGGGCCTGTCCGCGCGCCCTGCCGCTTCTTGGCGAGGGAGCCGCTCCGGCCGCGCCCGAGGATTACGGCCACGAGTTTCACGACCTGATCCTCGCCGTCAAAGTGGTGGATTCCATGGACGAGGCGCTTGCCCACATCCACCGCTACGGCTCCAACCACACCGAGGTCATCCTGACCGAGCACCACGGACGGGCCATGGATTTTCTGCGCCGGGCCGACGCCTCCATGGTCGGGGTCAACTGCTCCACGCGCTTTAACGACGGCGGCGAGTTGGGCCTTGGGGCCGAGATCGGCATCTCCACCTCCAAGCTCCACGCCTACGGCCCCATGGGCCTTGTGGAGCTGACCAGCGCCAAGTTCGTGACGCTCGGCAACGGCCAGGTGCGGGGCTGA
- a CDS encoding class I SAM-dependent methyltransferase, producing the protein MYWDETSGVPSSLILDPRVAAYLKPNARVLDLGCGAGRMLGEMAGTGRFAVGADRNFPSLAAAADQGCRVVRADLAALPFADDAFDAGIIHAVLTTLNPRQVRLDVLAEARRVGCRVLCVADFLQNWDLPYYTARYEAGLPETGEAGSFVVREEGRVLYTAHHFTLEELEGLFGAVGYRVAFADTPKVRTRSGKTVTGVVLAAVADGD; encoded by the coding sequence ATGTACTGGGATGAAACTTCAGGCGTTCCTTCAAGTTTGATTCTCGATCCGAGGGTGGCGGCCTATTTGAAGCCAAACGCCCGGGTGTTGGACCTGGGCTGCGGCGCGGGCCGGATGCTCGGGGAAATGGCCGGAACCGGCCGCTTCGCCGTGGGCGCGGACCGCAATTTTCCGAGTCTGGCCGCCGCCGCCGACCAGGGCTGTCGCGTGGTGCGGGCGGATCTCGCCGCCTTGCCCTTTGCCGACGATGCCTTCGACGCCGGCATCATCCATGCCGTGCTGACCACGCTCAATCCCCGGCAAGTCCGCCTGGACGTCTTGGCCGAGGCCCGCCGGGTCGGCTGCCGGGTGCTGTGCGTGGCCGATTTTCTGCAAAACTGGGATCTGCCTTACTACACGGCCCGCTACGAAGCGGGGTTGCCCGAAACGGGCGAGGCCGGCAGTTTCGTCGTCCGGGAGGAGGGCAGGGTGCTCTACACGGCCCACCATTTCACCCTGGAGGAACTCGAGGGCCTTTTCGGAGCGGTCGGCTACCGGGTGGCCTTTGCCGATACGCCCAAGGTGCGCACCCGGTCCGGCAAGACCGTCACGGGCGTGGTTCTGGCCGCCGTTGCCGACGGTGATTGA
- a CDS encoding HAD family hydrolase, producing MTVRGIIFDINGTLVHIETDEGNEQIYRSISHLLKYYGIRTNRGDVRDGYYQILKDQRRRGGEQYPEFDAVAVWREFILDRAGRSGVTIPKNKLAVLPHFLAELYRGIALNCLELYPGVREVLDELRPRYRLAALTDAQTAWAVPEMRMVGLDSYFYPVIVSGDLGYRKPDPRIFALALKRMHLHAGEVLFVGNDMYRDVYGARQAGLRTVFFASGQGQQSMDGVEAHYNIYNFGELRNAVRFFEEQG from the coding sequence ATGACGGTGCGGGGCATCATTTTCGACATCAACGGCACCCTCGTCCATATCGAAACCGACGAGGGCAACGAGCAGATCTACCGTTCCATCAGCCACCTGCTCAAGTATTACGGCATCCGCACCAACCGGGGCGACGTGCGCGACGGCTATTACCAGATTCTAAAGGACCAGCGCCGGCGCGGCGGGGAGCAGTATCCGGAGTTCGACGCCGTGGCCGTGTGGCGGGAATTCATTTTGGACCGGGCCGGTCGGTCCGGGGTGACGATCCCCAAAAACAAGCTGGCCGTGCTGCCGCATTTTCTGGCCGAGCTCTACCGGGGCATCGCGCTCAATTGCCTGGAACTCTACCCCGGCGTGCGCGAGGTCCTCGACGAGCTGCGGCCGCGCTATCGCCTCGCCGCCCTGACCGACGCCCAGACGGCCTGGGCCGTGCCCGAGATGCGCATGGTCGGCCTCGATTCCTATTTCTACCCCGTCATCGTCTCCGGCGACCTCGGCTACCGCAAGCCCGATCCGCGCATCTTCGCCCTGGCCCTCAAACGCATGCATCTGCATGCCGGGGAAGTGCTTTTTGTCGGCAACGACATGTACCGCGACGTTTACGGCGCGCGCCAGGCCGGGCTGCGCACGGTCTTTTTCGCCTCCGGCCAGGGGCAGCAATCCATGGACGGCGTCGAGGCCCATTACAACATCTACAACTTCGGCGAACTGCGAAACGCGGTGCGTTTTTTCGAGGAGCAGGGCTAG
- a CDS encoding phosphotransferase family protein, whose protein sequence is MRVYLGHLSLNDPLQGYLRDCILPQLTAAGREPRWRVYRVSAESDVYLYEDKWSGARVVGKFYARARGLNGSNAPQSAQNEYRNLEYVRSLGFTGPPDTVVRPLGANRDLGDLLVVEHVTGEQLDAVIAEAAGAGRSDRLFTKLSGLARFFARLHNGTAGGERVDFTRTQAYFERVLTYLGGQGMASSRRLDRLRELSRAYAARPEVWQDAQVCVHGDATPSNFLFGHGRDVCAIDLERMHRDDRVYDVGRLCGELKHCFMLATGNPARSEPFIGHFLWEYAGHFPDRKRAFDAITARLPFYLGLTLLRIARNHWLDDAYRRRLIQEGKAILKGGLA, encoded by the coding sequence ATGCGCGTCTACCTCGGACACCTCTCGTTAAACGATCCCTTGCAGGGCTATTTGCGGGACTGCATCCTGCCCCAGCTTACGGCGGCCGGGCGGGAACCGCGCTGGCGGGTCTACCGCGTTTCGGCCGAAAGCGACGTCTACCTCTACGAGGACAAATGGAGCGGGGCCCGGGTGGTGGGCAAGTTCTACGCCCGCGCCCGGGGCTTAAACGGCAGCAACGCGCCCCAGTCCGCGCAAAACGAATATCGCAATCTCGAATACGTGAGAAGCCTGGGCTTTACCGGGCCGCCGGATACCGTTGTGCGCCCCTTGGGAGCCAATCGCGATCTCGGGGACCTGCTCGTGGTGGAGCATGTGACCGGCGAACAGCTCGACGCCGTCATCGCGGAGGCCGCCGGAGCGGGCCGCTCGGACAGGCTTTTCACCAAGCTGTCCGGTTTGGCCCGGTTTTTCGCCCGGCTCCACAACGGCACGGCCGGCGGCGAACGGGTGGATTTCACCCGTACCCAGGCCTATTTCGAGCGGGTGCTGACCTATCTTGGCGGGCAGGGCATGGCGTCCTCCCGGCGCCTCGACCGGCTGCGCGAGCTTTCCCGGGCCTACGCCGCCCGGCCCGAGGTGTGGCAGGACGCGCAGGTCTGCGTCCACGGCGACGCCACACCCTCCAATTTTCTCTTCGGCCATGGTCGCGACGTGTGCGCCATCGACCTCGAGCGCATGCACCGCGACGACCGGGTCTACGACGTGGGCCGGCTTTGCGGGGAGCTCAAGCACTGCTTTATGTTGGCGACGGGCAACCCCGCCCGTTCGGAACCGTTCATCGGCCATTTCCTGTGGGAATACGCCGGGCATTTTCCCGACAGGAAGCGGGCCTTCGACGCCATAACGGCACGGCTGCCGTTTTATCTTGGCCTGACGCTTCTGCGCATCGCCCGCAACCACTGGCTCGACGACGCCTACAGAAGACGGCTCATCCAGGAGGGCAAGGCCATTTTAAAGGGAGGTTTGGCATGA
- a CDS encoding cereblon family protein produces MIEPRAGAALPGDRPLCCIACRAVVTSENRRITVDGDHRHTFANPYGHIFEIGCFAAAPGCLGAGAVTSDFSWFPGTRWQMALCAVCRLHLGWRYVPVSGGFFFGLILNRLVSGPAASEV; encoded by the coding sequence ATGATCGAACCCCGGGCCGGGGCCGCCCTGCCGGGCGACCGCCCCCTTTGCTGTATCGCCTGCCGCGCCGTGGTCACCTCCGAAAACCGGCGCATCACGGTCGACGGCGACCACCGCCATACCTTCGCCAATCCGTACGGCCACATTTTCGAGATCGGCTGTTTTGCCGCCGCCCCCGGTTGCCTGGGGGCCGGGGCGGTGACGTCGGATTTTTCCTGGTTCCCGGGAACACGCTGGCAAATGGCGCTTTGCGCGGTGTGCCGGCTCCACCTTGGCTGGCGTTATGTCCCTGTATCCGGGGGATTTTTCTTCGGGCTGATCCTCAACCGCCTGGTGTCCGGTCCGGCCGCATCCGAGGTCTGA
- a CDS encoding cereblon family protein, with the protein MKASGVFLTTNSADDLILEPQPRFVFDNPDLAHADRIACAVCEMEVTRAGMRIAIGGHHRHTFPTAKGVDQEFGCFSLAPGCRVIGHFKLDFTGEDDGLWQTAFCATCGAHLGWYYLSSRGLGFFGLIQDRLLALPEDMAGLPE; encoded by the coding sequence ATGAAAGCCTCAGGCGTGTTTTTGACAACAAATTCAGCAGATGACCTGATCTTAGAGCCGCAGCCCAGGTTCGTGTTCGACAATCCCGACCTAGCCCACGCCGACCGCATCGCCTGCGCCGTGTGCGAGATGGAAGTCACCCGGGCGGGCATGCGCATCGCCATCGGCGGACACCACCGCCACACCTTCCCCACCGCCAAGGGCGTGGATCAGGAATTCGGCTGTTTCTCCCTGGCCCCCGGCTGCCGCGTCATCGGCCACTTCAAGCTGGACTTCACCGGCGAGGACGACGGGTTGTGGCAGACGGCCTTTTGCGCCACCTGCGGCGCCCACCTCGGCTGGTATTACCTGTCTTCCAGGGGGCTGGGCTTTTTCGGCCTGATCCAGGACCGCCTGCTCGCCCTGCCGGAAGATATGGCTGGTCTGCCCGAATAA